The Sulfuricaulis sp. region CGCCGGACGCCTGATACCCGACCATCACCGGGCGAGTCCGGCAGATTCCGGCATCGGCATATTCACAGTAACCCATCCAGTGGGCGGATATGTTGCCGGCATTGCCGACAGGCAAGCAATGATAATCGGGCGCGCCTCCGAGTTCCTCGACAATCTCGAAGGCCGCAGTTTTCTGTCCCTGCAGACGATAGGGATTGATGGAGTTGACGATCGTGACCGGCGTGTGACCAGCCACTTCTTTCACCAGCGCCATGCCGACATCGAAGTTTCCCTGAATCTGGATCACGACCGCGCCATGGATCATCGCCTGCGCCAGTTTGCCGAGCGCAATTTTTCCATCCGGGATGACCACAAAGCAGGTAATGCCGGCGCGCGCGGCGTAGGCCGCGGCCGCGGCTGAAGTATTGCCAGTCGAGGCACAGATGATGGCACGACTGCCCTCTTCCACCGCCTTGGTGACGGCCATGGTCATCCCACGGTCCTTAAAGGAGCCTGTCGGGTTTAGCCCTTCGAATTTGACATAGATCTCTACCTGCTTGCCCAGCGTGCGCGGAATATTCTGGAGCTGGATCAGGGGTGTTGCGCCCTCGCCCAAACTGATAATACGGGTGTCTTTCGAGACCGGCAGACGGTCACGGTATCTTTCAATGAGGCCGGTGTAGCGATTGCCGAGATTCATGATGTAGAACCTAAATATGAAATTTCACCGCAGAGAACGCAGAGAACGCAGAGAAAGAATTTTAAATTTAAAAATCTCTGCGCCCTCTGCGATCTCTGTGGTTCAAACTATTATTTCCAATCGGGATTCAGGTGCTCAAGGCGAATACGCGCGACCTTGCCTTTGATCGAGGCCAGTTTTTCGATACGGGCGATGGCTCCATTCATGTTTTTTTCCCTGACACGTTGCGTCAGGATGATGACGGGCACCGTCTCTTCGCCGGCCTGCGGTTCCTTCTGCAAGATGGATTCAATGCTGATGCCAAGATCGGCCAGGATGCGCGTGACTTCGGCAAGCACGCCGGGCTTGTCCAGTGCGTGCAGGCGCAGGTAATACGAGGTCTCGACTTCTTCAATCGGCAGTATCGGCAAATCGACCAACGCATCCGGTTGAAATGCCAGATGCGGCACGCGATTATTCGGGTCCGAGGTCAACGTGCGCACCACGTCAACCAGGTCGGCGACCACGGCCGAGGCTGTGGGTTCGGCACCCGCGCCAGCACCGTAAAACATGGTCGGTCCCACGGCGTCACCCTTAACCAGCACGGCATTCATCGCACCGTCTACATTGGCGATGAGTCGGCGCTCCGGAATCAACGTCGGATGCACGCGCAGCTCTACCCCGCCATTGGTGCGGCGGGCAATGCCCAGCAGCTTCAGACGATAGCCCAGCTTTTCCGCGTATTGCACGTCCATGCGCGTTAGTTTGGCAATGCCTTCGATGTAGACCTGGTTGAACTTGAGCGGAATGCCGAAGGCAATCGCGGCCAAGATAGTGAGCTTGTGCGCCGCATCGATGCCCTCGACATCGAAAGATGGATCGGCCTCGGCATAACCGAGTTTCTGAGCTTCCCTGAGCACGTCAGCGAAGTCCGCGCCTTTGTCGCGCATCTCCGTCAGAATAAAGTTGCAGGTGCCGTTGATGATGCCGGCCATCCACTCAATGCGGTTGCCCGCCAGCCCTTCCCGCACCGCCTTGATGATGGGAATGCCGCCGGCCACCGCGGCTTCAAAAGCCACCATGACACCCTTTTTCTGGGCCTGTGCGAAGATTTCATTGCCGTGCAGGGCAATCAGGGCCTTGTTGGCCGTGACCACGTGCTTGCCATTATTGATCGCGGCCAACACCAGCTCGCGCGCCGGTTCGACGCCGCCGATTAATTCAACCACTACCTCGATTTCAGGGTTGCGCACCACCTCATGCGGGTCCTTGACCAGTTGAATACCATCAACAGAACAAGGCCGCTTTTTATTGAGGTCGCGCGCCGAAGCCTGAGCAATCCGGATTTCACGTCCCGCGCGGCGGGAAATCTCCTGGGCGTTGCGCGCCAGCACGCTGACCGTGCCACAGCCCACGGTACCGAGGCCAAGGATTCCAATGTTTACCGGTTTCATAAAATTTGTTCTTTTTTCTCGCCAACCTTGTCACGGCGAAACATATCACGGATGGAGCGCACGGCCTGACGCGTACGGTGTTCATTTTCGATGAGTGAAAAGCGCACATGCTCATCGCCATATTCGCCAAACCCTATCCCGGGTGAAACGGCCACCTTCGCTTCTGTCAGCAGTTTCTTGGAAAACTCAAGCGATCCCATGGCACGATAGGCTTCCGGGATGCGCGCCCAGATGAACATGGTGGCCTTGGGTTTCTCCACCAGCCAGCCGGCGGCGAATAAACCGTTGCATAACACGTCGCGACGGTTTTGGTATAGCTGCCGGATTTCATCAATACAGTCCTGCGGCCCTTCGAGCGCGAGGATGCCAGCGATCTGGATAGGCGTAAACATGCCGTAGTCAAAGTAAGATTTGAGTCGCGCGAGCGCTGCCACCAGCTTGCGATTGCCGCACATGAAACCGATTCGCCAGCCGGGCATGTTGTAACTTTTGGAAAGGGTGAAGAATTCCACCGCAATATCCTTGGCGCCGGGCACCTGCAGTATCGACGGCGCACGGTAACCGTCGAACACGATGTCGGCATATGCCAGGTCGTGCACCACCCAGATGCCGTGTTCTTTCGCGATCGCAATGACTTTCACAAAGAAGTCCAGATCAACACACTGTGTTGTCGGATTGGCCGGAAAATTCAGCACCAGCATTTTTGGCTTGGGCCAGGCATTCTTGATGGATTTTTCCAATTCGGCAAAGAAATCCACGCCGGGCACGAGCGGAACATGCCGGATATCGGCGCCCGCGATGACGAAACCGTAGGCATGAATCGGGTAACTCGGATTCGGCACCAGTACGGAATCGCCCTTGTCCACCGTCGCCATGGCCAAATGCGCCAGACCTTCTTTGGAGCCGATCGTGACTATTGCCTCGCTGTCCATGTCGAGATCGACGTCGTAACGTCGCTTGTACCACTGGCAGATGGCGCGCCGCAGGCGCGGAATGCCACGCGATACCGAATAGCGATGGGTGTCTTCGCGCTGTGCGGCTTCGACAAGCTTGTCCACAATATGCCTGGGCGTGGCGCCATCGGGATTGCCCATCCCGAAGTCGATGATGTCCTCGCCGCGCCGACGCGCTTGGGCCTTGAGCTCGTTGACGATGTTGAAGACGTAGGGTGGCAGCCGCTTTATGCGGGGGAATTCGTCGTTTTGTGACATGCTTTTCGTCGGGCTGTTATAGTGTCGAGCGACCGCCAAGATATTGAATACGTGTGCATTATAGGGCTTTCACCATAGCGATGGAACAAGCCATCATGACACGACAGCCACGGACATAGCGTCAACTTTACGATGAAAATTCACCTTGAATCAGGCGCCGGACAGAATCTGATCCACGCTTATGCACCCGGTAGCATCACCATCAATAACAGGGCATACACCCGAAGCCTGATCGTGACGCCTGCACAGGTGGCGGACTGGCCGCCGCTGAGCTTCGAGGATCTTCTGGGGGTGCATTTCGAGATGATTGCCGGTATGCCATTGGAAGTCGTGATCCTGGGCACCGGCGCGAAATTGAGGTTTCCTCCCCCCGCTTTAACTCGGGCGCTGGTAGAGGCGAAGATCGGTCTTGAGGTGATGGATACCGGCGCGGCGTGCCGAACCTACAACATTCTTATGAGTGACGGCCGGCGCGTCGCTGCCGCCTTGCTGATGATCGAGAAACTAAAACAGGGAATCGACTGAGTAACCGGCCTTTTCCAGAATCACACGCAGACGCTTGAGAGCTTCAACCTGGATCTGGCGCACACGTTCACGCGTGACGCCAATATCAGCACCGACCTCTTCGAGGGTGGATATCTCGCGGTGATTCAGCCCAAAACGGCGCTCGACCACTTCGCGCTGCTTGTCATTGAGTTCGTTCAACCATTGCTGGATGAGCTGTTGCAAGTCGTCGCGCTGCAGCACTTTCTCCGGATCCGGAGTACGTTCATCGGCAATGGCGTCCAGCAACGAACGGTCCGGATCATCGTCCAGCGGCGCATCCACGGAAGCCACCCGCTCATTGAGGCCCAGCATGCTTTTCACATCCTCCACCGGTTTGTCGAGCAGTTTGGCGACTTCCTCCGGAGACGGTTCGTGATCCAGCTTCTGAGCCAGGTAACGCGCGGCACGCTGGTAGATGTTTATTTCCTTGAGAACGTGCACGGGCAAACGGATGGTGCGTGTCTGGTTCATGATGCCGCGTTCTATGGTTTGCCGTATCCACCAGGTGGCATACGTGGAAAAACGAAACCCACGCTCAGGGTCGAATTTTTCCACGGCACGGATGAGGCCAAGATTGCCTTCCTCGATTAGATCGAGCAATGACAACCCGCGATTCATGTAACGCCGCGCAATCTTGACCACCAGGCGCAGATTGCTTTCGATCATGCGCTTGCGCGCCTTGCCATCGCCTTTTTGCGCCTTGCGCGCAAAAAAGACTTCTTCTTCAGCGGACAGCAGTGGGGAGAAACCGATTTCCTTCAGATAAATGCGGGTCGCGTCTGCGTGCGAATAATAGACGTCCCGCTTTTCACGCTCGCCGGTCTCGGGCTCATCCTCTTTTTTTGCAACTTTTGCGGCAGGTTCTGCGCTATCCTCTTCTTCGTCTTCGTCCTCTGCCTCTTCGGCAGCAACAAGAGTTTCGTCCTCTGCCTCTTCAGACTCGGGAGATGCCTTGGTCGGTACAGACTTGGGTTTGGCTTTTCCCCTGCCTTTTTTAATGGCCGGGCGGATCGGTTTGCGTGGTGGCATAGTTACTTTCTGGGAAGATAATCTTGCGGGTCCACCGGAGCGCCGCGGTATCGAACTTCGAAATGCAGCTTGGCCCTGTCGGTACCACTGCTGCCCATATCGGCAATTTTCTGACCGCGTTTTATCACATTACCTTCCTTAACGTAAATCTTATCGCAATGGGCATAAGCGCTGAGAAAGTCGGCGTTATGCTTGATGATAATAAGCTGTCCGTAACCGCGAAGTCCACCTCCGTGATACACAACTTGCCCCGCTTCCGCGGCGAGAATCGGTTGGCCATTCTTGCCGGCGATGTCAATCCCCTTGTTCGGTCCGTTAGCGGAGTAACGCTCCAGCAAATCGCCCCGCGTCGGCCATATCCAGGATAATTGGCCGGCCGCCGCGACTGGTGCGCGCCGTGTCGGCGTGGCAGTTTCCGGTTTGTCCGGCGGCGTTTTTTTCTGGCTTTCCGAACCGACAGGATATCTTGGTTCAGGGCGCGACGTCTTTTCTACACCGGCGGGAGGAAAGAGACGCAATCTTTGTCCGGGTTGGATGAGATACGGAGGAGAAATATGATTCCACCGGGCGACATCCTGAAAATCGCGACCGGATTCCCAGGCAATGCTGTATAGCGTGTCACCCGGCCGCACCAGGCGGTACTCAGCTTCCGGCTGTCGCAGCACCTTGCCCTGTTCGCTGACCGGTGGCAGTGGAAAATTACTGCAGGCGGTCAGGCCAGCCACGAACAGAATAGCGGCGCATGATTTCAAACGGGCATTCATCCGCTCTATCCCGATCAGGAACCTTGCTTTCTCAGAACGAATCTCTCACCAGCGGGACAAAATTTACCAGATCGAGTCGTTCCTGGGTCAGCCCTTTATCCGTGCGTTGCACCAGCAGTAGTTCCTGCATCGCCGGTCCGCCGACCGGGATAACGAGTCGGCCACCGGGCGCCAGTTGTTCGAGCAGTGAAGGCGGAACTTCCGCCGGAGCGGCTGTGACGATAATAGCGTCATAGGGCGCATGATCCTTCCATCCCCAACTGCCGTCTGAAAGCTTGATATGAACATTACGGCATCCAATCTCACGCAAGCGTTTGCGCGCCAGTTTCATTAATGGTTCAAGGCGTTCCACGGAATAGATTTCATCCACCAGACCGGCCAGCACCGCTGTCTGGTAACCCGAGCCAGTACCGACTTCCAGTACTTTTTTCGGGCGTCCGTCGGCGATCAATGCCTGAGTCATGCGCGCCACAATATAGGGCTGGGAGATGGTCTGGCCGTGACCGATGGGCAGGGCCGTGTCTTCGTAGGCACGGCTGGCCAAGGCTTCATCGACGAATACGTGGCGTGGCACATTGCGAATGGCCTCGAGCACGCGTTCGTCACGAATCCCCTCTTCGCGCAGTCGCTGAATTAGCCGGTCGCGGGTGCGCTGCGAAGTCATGCCGATGCCGTGGACGTCCATTCTCACCGGTATAAGTTTTCTACGTTGGTTTCGCTAGATTTTTCTGAGCCAGGCAGATACCTGATCCATCGCCGTATAACGGGTCAAGTCTACATGCAAAGGCGTGATGGATACGAAGTGCTGACGTACCGCATGAAAATCCGTTCCGGGCCCCGCGTCGGCTTCCGCGCCGGGCGCGCCCACCCAGTACACTGGATTGCCATGCGGATCGTTCGCACGTACCACGGGTTCTGCCTTGTGGCGGTGGCCAAGACGAGTGGCCTCGAAGCCGGCCAGCCGCTCGACGGGCACATCCGGTACGTTGACATTTAGTATCGTATCCGCCGGCAACGCCTCGTGTTTCAGTTTCTCCAGCAGACGCAGTGTAACATGCGCGGCAGTTTCGAAATGTGCCCCGATTTTACCCACCAACGATACGGCAATGGCCGGCAGTCCCAGGAATCGTCCTTCCATCGCCGCAGCCACCGTGCCGGAATAAATCACATCATCGCCTAGATTCGCGCCGCGGTTAATTCCGGCGATAACAATATCCGGTTCCTGTTCCAGCAGCCCCGTGATCGCCAGGTGAACGCAATCGGTCGGCGTGCCGTCTACGTAGTAAAAACCGTTCTCTCCCTTATTGACGTGCAGCGGCAGGTTCAGTGTGAGCGAGTTGCTGGCGCCACTGCGATCACGCTCCGGCGCCACCACGTCCACCTCGGCCAGCGGCATCAGTGCCTTGGCCAGACAGGCAAGACCGGGGGCAAGATA contains the following coding sequences:
- the thrC gene encoding threonine synthase is translated as MNLGNRYTGLIERYRDRLPVSKDTRIISLGEGATPLIQLQNIPRTLGKQVEIYVKFEGLNPTGSFKDRGMTMAVTKAVEEGSRAIICASTGNTSAAAAAYAARAGITCFVVIPDGKIALGKLAQAMIHGAVVIQIQGNFDVGMALVKEVAGHTPVTIVNSINPYRLQGQKTAAFEIVEELGGAPDYHCLPVGNAGNISAHWMGYCEYADAGICRTRPVMVGYQASGAAPFLLGKMVDNPETVATAIRIGHPQSWDKAWQVQKESKGWFEKFTDEDILAAQKLLTEKEGIFCEPASATSLAGAMHDIKQGKIPEGSRVVCTLTGHGLKDPDTAIKQSSRPLHKIKGELGAVKKAILDNMPR
- a CDS encoding homoserine dehydrogenase, with translation MKPVNIGILGLGTVGCGTVSVLARNAQEISRRAGREIRIAQASARDLNKKRPCSVDGIQLVKDPHEVVRNPEIEVVVELIGGVEPARELVLAAINNGKHVVTANKALIALHGNEIFAQAQKKGVMVAFEAAVAGGIPIIKAVREGLAGNRIEWMAGIINGTCNFILTEMRDKGADFADVLREAQKLGYAEADPSFDVEGIDAAHKLTILAAIAFGIPLKFNQVYIEGIAKLTRMDVQYAEKLGYRLKLLGIARRTNGGVELRVHPTLIPERRLIANVDGAMNAVLVKGDAVGPTMFYGAGAGAEPTASAVVADLVDVVRTLTSDPNNRVPHLAFQPDALVDLPILPIEEVETSYYLRLHALDKPGVLAEVTRILADLGISIESILQKEPQAGEETVPVIILTQRVREKNMNGAIARIEKLASIKGKVARIRLEHLNPDWK
- the alaC gene encoding alanine transaminase, whose translation is MSQNDEFPRIKRLPPYVFNIVNELKAQARRRGEDIIDFGMGNPDGATPRHIVDKLVEAAQREDTHRYSVSRGIPRLRRAICQWYKRRYDVDLDMDSEAIVTIGSKEGLAHLAMATVDKGDSVLVPNPSYPIHAYGFVIAGADIRHVPLVPGVDFFAELEKSIKNAWPKPKMLVLNFPANPTTQCVDLDFFVKVIAIAKEHGIWVVHDLAYADIVFDGYRAPSILQVPGAKDIAVEFFTLSKSYNMPGWRIGFMCGNRKLVAALARLKSYFDYGMFTPIQIAGILALEGPQDCIDEIRQLYQNRRDVLCNGLFAAGWLVEKPKATMFIWARIPEAYRAMGSLEFSKKLLTEAKVAVSPGIGFGEYGDEHVRFSLIENEHRTRQAVRSIRDMFRRDKVGEKKEQIL
- a CDS encoding Mth938-like domain-containing protein, whose protein sequence is MKIHLESGAGQNLIHAYAPGSITINNRAYTRSLIVTPAQVADWPPLSFEDLLGVHFEMIAGMPLEVVILGTGAKLRFPPPALTRALVEAKIGLEVMDTGAACRTYNILMSDGRRVAAALLMIEKLKQGID
- the rpoS gene encoding RNA polymerase sigma factor RpoS; amino-acid sequence: MPPRKPIRPAIKKGRGKAKPKSVPTKASPESEEAEDETLVAAEEAEDEDEEEDSAEPAAKVAKKEDEPETGEREKRDVYYSHADATRIYLKEIGFSPLLSAEEEVFFARKAQKGDGKARKRMIESNLRLVVKIARRYMNRGLSLLDLIEEGNLGLIRAVEKFDPERGFRFSTYATWWIRQTIERGIMNQTRTIRLPVHVLKEINIYQRAARYLAQKLDHEPSPEEVAKLLDKPVEDVKSMLGLNERVASVDAPLDDDPDRSLLDAIADERTPDPEKVLQRDDLQQLIQQWLNELNDKQREVVERRFGLNHREISTLEEVGADIGVTRERVRQIQVEALKRLRVILEKAGYSVDSLF
- a CDS encoding peptidoglycan DD-metalloendopeptidase family protein, encoding MNARLKSCAAILFVAGLTACSNFPLPPVSEQGKVLRQPEAEYRLVRPGDTLYSIAWESGRDFQDVARWNHISPPYLIQPGQRLRLFPPAGVEKTSRPEPRYPVGSESQKKTPPDKPETATPTRRAPVAAAGQLSWIWPTRGDLLERYSANGPNKGIDIAGKNGQPILAAEAGQVVYHGGGLRGYGQLIIIKHNADFLSAYAHCDKIYVKEGNVIKRGQKIADMGSSGTDRAKLHFEVRYRGAPVDPQDYLPRK
- a CDS encoding protein-L-isoaspartate(D-aspartate) O-methyltransferase, giving the protein MDVHGIGMTSQRTRDRLIQRLREEGIRDERVLEAIRNVPRHVFVDEALASRAYEDTALPIGHGQTISQPYIVARMTQALIADGRPKKVLEVGTGSGYQTAVLAGLVDEIYSVERLEPLMKLARKRLREIGCRNVHIKLSDGSWGWKDHAPYDAIIVTAAPAEVPPSLLEQLAPGGRLVIPVGGPAMQELLLVQRTDKGLTQERLDLVNFVPLVRDSF
- the surE gene encoding 5'/3'-nucleotidase SurE; translation: MRILLSNDDGYLAPGLACLAKALMPLAEVDVVAPERDRSGASNSLTLNLPLHVNKGENGFYYVDGTPTDCVHLAITGLLEQEPDIVIAGINRGANLGDDVIYSGTVAAAMEGRFLGLPAIAVSLVGKIGAHFETAAHVTLRLLEKLKHEALPADTILNVNVPDVPVERLAGFEATRLGHRHKAEPVVRANDPHGNPVYWVGAPGAEADAGPGTDFHAVRQHFVSITPLHVDLTRYTAMDQVSAWLRKI